In Quercus robur chromosome 10, dhQueRobu3.1, whole genome shotgun sequence, a genomic segment contains:
- the LOC126702295 gene encoding disease resistance protein RGA2-like codes for MKLQFCTSLQYLKIEKCLNLKFIPESLHTCQKFLVQDSPELRYLPGVPSGIQHLEIIRCGINELPSGLQSCASLQYLEIRKCQNLKSIPDLGEVFHSLINLKISNCPDLRLKLLREGRLKTLVIGGFIEELDAFPSLRYPFIQYSHASLKKLILRGRPTLNSLPNEIQLFTALEELRIQNFNGMEALPDWLGNLSCLQKLSLDYCKKLMYLPILHLTNLKHLHIDNCRNLEKRWAEGSGVEWSQIAHIPNIKINGKYIQGKNSEDFDSFYDADEEFDVIDDSDSFYYNWQEDSILENNQLNDNWCEGTSGLENNQLDDN; via the coding sequence ATGAAGCTACAATTCTGTACATCTCTTCAATATTTGAAGATTGAGAAATGTCTGAATCTGAAATTTATTCCAGAATCACTGCACACCTGCCAGAAGTTTTTAGTACAGGATTCTCCTGAGCTGAGGTATTTGCCAGGTGTCCCGTCAGGTATTCAACACTTGGAGATAATAAGGTGTGGTATTAATGAACTACCCAGTGGGCTACAATCCTGTGCATCTCTTCAGTATTTGGAGATTAGGAAATGTCAAAATCTGAAATCAATTCCAGATTTAGGAGAAGTATTTCATTctcttattaatttaaaaattagcaaCTGTCCTGATCTAAGACTGAAGCTTTTGCGAGAAGGCCGCTTAAAGACTTTGGTAATCGGTGGGTTTATTGAAGAGTTGGATGCTTTCCCAAGTCTGCGTTATCCTTTCATTCAATACTCACACGCGTCCCTCAAAAAGCTAATATTGCGTGGGAGGCCTACGCTCAACTCTCTCCCGAACGAAATTCAACTTTTCACTGCCCTTGAAGAGCTGCGGATACAGAACTTTAACGGAATGGAAGCTTTGCCTGATTGGCTAGGCAATCTTTCTTGTCTTCAAAAGCTGTCTCTTGACTATTGCAAAAAGCTGATGTATCTTCCCATTCTACACCTCACCAATTTAAAACATCTGCACATTGATAATTGCCGCAATTTAGAGAAAAGATGGGCAGAAGGGAGCGGCGTTGAGTGGTCCCAGATTGCCCATATTCCAAACATCAAAATCAATGGTAAATACATCCAAGGGAAGAATTCTGAGGACTTTGATAGCTTTTACGACGCTGATGAAGAATTTGACGTCATTGACGACTCTGATAGCTTTTACTACAA
- the LOC126702936 gene encoding putative disease resistance protein RGA3 has product MEGLLAKLRSIFVEQHISIELGFKEGLTDLFSLLTKIQLVLNGVEKRQASDEFLRSWLEELRRVAYDIDDVLDEFGYNILQQKVLNYSSSSNEIINMANEIKTICKSLNRLKGDIASYEFRAEFENSIPEISFNMEIDSFLDDSKVNQNVRNNIVEATYCDRVTEITKTFTQYELTEYECWLKFKKRASANERLLALDLEKIGKEIVKKCKRVPWAAEFLGRIMYFIHDKGEWLSIQNNKNWDLLDDRNNGVFHILKLGYDHLRTPSLKRYFAYCAIFPKDYNMKKDEVIQYWMAEGFLEPSKEGNTVMEDIGNTYFNILLATSFFQNARKDACGDIISCKMNNLVHDFAISISKFEILILEGDSMDNVSKVQPLFVRSDGKTRPRTSFSGDSSIKMRTLISENLNFDDILSNFKCLRVLKLSGHSIIRLPNSIEQLINLRLLHILHTEIEEFPKSITKLYNLQTLRIEDCPKLMKLSEDLCNLINLRHISINIGLLIKSWYRDSLLKNMGRLTCLQTLNSFSVGRDEGYRIKEMGPLKNLRGEINIYNLETVKDEEEAKSAKLKEKEIFKLGLFWSRFHGQLDRYDKDEKVLEGLHPHPNLKSLTIAWYGGKKFPSWVNDLSLFHNLIHIILNSCEECEEVPTLGHLPCLRVLEIEGMGKVRSIGSEFYGNSDGSYRNATTLFPALRILKLEYMSLL; this is encoded by the coding sequence ATGGAGGGACTTCTAGCCAAGTTGAGATCAATTTTTGTAGAGCAACACATTAGTATTGAGTTGGGTTTCAAGGAAGGGCTAACAGACCTTTTTAGCTTGTTAACCAAAATTCAACTTGTGTTAAATGGTGTTGAGAAAAGACAAGCAAGTGATGAGTTTCTGAGGAGTTGGTTAGAAGAGCTTAGACGTGTTGCTtatgacattgatgatgtgctagaCGAGTTTGGCTATAACATCCTTCAGCAAAAGGTACTAAACTACTCTTCATCCTCTAATGAAATTATCAATATGGCAAACGAAATTAAGACTATCTGCAAATCATTAAATAGACTTAAAGGTGACATTGCTAGTTATGAATTTCGAGCAGAGTTTGAGAATTCGATTCCTGAGATTAGCTTTAACATGGAGATAGACTCCTTCCTCGATGATTCAAAAGTTAACCAAAATGTTAGAAATAACATTGTTGAAGCAACCTATTGTGATAGAGTGACAGAAATCACAAAGACTTTTACTCAATATGAATTAACAGAATATGAATGTTGGctcaaattcaagaaaagagCATCTGCAAATGAAAGACTTTTAGCTCTAGATTTGGAGAAAATTGGAAAGGAGAttgttaaaaaatgtaaaagggTTCCATGGGCTGCAGAATTTTTAGGGAGAATAATGTACTTTATACATGATAAAGGTGAATGGCtatcaattcaaaataataaaaattgggatTTACTGGACGATAGAAATAATGGAGTGTTTCACATATTAAAGTTAGGTTATGATCATCTTCGAACACCATCTTTGAAACGATATTTCGCATACTGTGCAATTTTCCCTAAAGATTATAACATGAAAAAGGATGAAGTAATTCAGTATTGGATGGCTGAAGGGTTCCTTGAACCATCAAAAGAAGGTAATACAGTGATGGAAGATATTGGTAACACgtatttcaatattttgttgGCTACTTCCTTTTTCCAAAATGCTAGAAAGGATGCCTGTGGTGATATCATTAGTTGCAAAATGAATAATTTGGTGCATGATTTTGccatttcaatttcaaaatttgaaattctaattttggAGGGAGATTCTATGGATAATGTTAGTAAAGTACAACCTTTATTTGTTCGATCTGATGGCAAAACAAGACCAAGAACTTCATTTAGTGGAGATAGTTCCATAAAAATGCGCACATTAATTTCAGAAAATCTAAACTTTGATGACatcttatcaaattttaaatgctTACGTGTTTTAAAATTATCCGGGCATAGTATAATAAGGTTGCCAAATTCAATTGAGCAGTTGATAAATTTGAGGCTTCTTCACATCTTGCACACTGAAATTGAGGAATTTCCAAAATCCATTACCAAACTCTACAATTTGCAAACTTTAAGAATCGAAGATTGCCCTAAACTCATGAAGCTTTCGGAAGACCTATGCAATTTGATTAACTTGAGACATATTAGTATTAATATTGGTCTTTTGATAAAGTCATGGTACAGAGATAGTCTACTAAAAAATATGGGACGGTTGACTTGCCTTCAAACATTGAATTCTTTTAGTGTGGGTCGAGATGAAGGTTATAGGATTAAAGAAATGGGACCCTTAAAGAATCTCAGAGGAGAAATAAACATATACAATTTAGAGACGGTGAAAGATGAGGAAGAAGCCAAAAgtgcaaaattaaaagaaaaggaaatattcAAGTTGGGATTATTTTGGAGTCGTTTTCATGGACAATTGGATAGGTATGATAAAGATGAAAAGGTGTTGGAAGGCCTCCATCCTCACCCAAATTTGAAAAGCTTAACAATCGCATGGTATGGAGGAAAGAAATTCCCCTCTTGGGTTAATGATTTGTCGCTATTTCACAATCTGATTCATATCATATTGAATTCGTGTGAGGAATGTGAAGAAGTTCCCACTCTCGGGCATTTACCCTGTCTTAGGGTTCTTGAAATAGAAGGCATGGGGAAGGTAAGAAGTATAGGAAGTGAGTTTTACGGTAACAGTGATGGGAGTTATAGAAATGCTACTACATTATTTCCGGCATTGAGAATACTCAAATTGGAGTACATGAGTTTACTCTAG